A window from Cydia amplana chromosome 12, ilCydAmpl1.1, whole genome shotgun sequence encodes these proteins:
- the LOC134652916 gene encoding uncharacterized protein LOC134652916, whose translation MGKRKFRDDEEYYARKIKKLEQKMRKVRRERRGESSDSESWSSESSDADQYEEEVVNELDVDHASELEVPQTEGPQEENQPSPVLDPQLETTPQLDPSILNILGDEPAKEEIFSKAVHKDVASRWSDILINGLKDDVKKEIISCHDIPENLTLLQSPILNPEIKAAVNENALKRDVILSEKQKSMACVLTCIADLMSSNLENHSDAAENKESLKLLSDAGRLLCHVHYEETSARRNFLQACLSKDVKDNIKDLKRDRFLFGTDLSEKLKSMKAITKTGAEMRPASTKPKPPPKSRPAEAGPSRALNWRGPPPPAPRRAYARTSSTAGGRRQPAAAPRGSARRDPRPRSSRPAASRR comes from the exons ATGGGAAAACGTAAGTTTAGGGATGATGAAGAATACTACGCACGGAAAATAAAGAAGTTGGAGCAGAAAATGAGAAAAGTGCGACGGGAACGCCGAGGGGAGTCGTCGGACTCGGAGTCGTGGAGTTCGGAGTCGTCGGATGCAGACCAGTACGAGGAGGAAGTGGTAAATGAGCTTGATGTGGATCATGCTTCCGAGCTGGAGGTTCCGCAAACCGAAG GACCCCAAGAGGAAAACCAACCGTCTCCAGTCCTTGATCCTCAGCTGGAAACAACGCCGCAGTTAGATCCGAGTATTTTGAACATTCTAGGTGACGAACCGGCTAAAGAAGAAATATTTAGCAAGGCTGTCCACAAGGATGTTGCTAGCCGATGGTCCGATATACTAATCAATGGTTTAAAGGATGATGTCAAAAAGGAGATTATTTCTTGTCACGACATCCCTGAGAATCTTACGTTACTGCAGAGTCCTATACTAAACCCTGAAATCAAAGCAGCGGTCAACGAAAATGCGCTTAAGAGAGACGTTATCTTATCAGAAAAACAGAAAAGTATGGCTTGCGTCTTGACATGTATAGCCGACTTAATGTCCTCGAATTTAGAAAATCATTCTGACGCCGCAGAGAATAAAGAAAGTTTGAAGTTACTCAGCGATGCAGGCCGCTTGTTATGCCATGTACATTATGAAGAGACTTCAGCTAGAAGGAACTTCTTACAAGCTTGTCTTAGCAAAGACGTCAAAGACAATATAAAGGACCTGAAAAGAGACAGATTTCTTTTTGGTACCGATCTTTCAGAGAAACTGAAATCTATGAAGGCGATAACGAAGACGGGCGCGGAGATGAGACCCGCCTCAACGAAACCGAAGCCTCCACCTAAGAGCAGACCGGCTGAAGCGGGACCTTCGAGGGCTTTAAACTGGCGGGGCCCGCCACCGCCGGCACCTCGGCGCGCGTACGCGAGGACGAGCTCGACGGCTGGTGGGCGCAGGCAGCCGGCAGCGGCGCCGCGCGGCAGCGCGCGCCGCGACCCGCGGCCGCGGAGCAGCAGGCCGGCCGCCAGTCGGCGCTAA
- the LOC134652917 gene encoding uncharacterized protein LOC134652917, whose product MSPGKRNGRQPDYNDVNAETSRDNGMAMLHLTEGLVPKFTGQDKTYPAARWVQDVEDSTELCGWTPLQQLLMARRSLAGTALLWYRAERIFKTWDEFKAAILKEFPDNIDAKAIHELMSSRHKKPSESCLEYLFTMKELGKRGKMADYVAIKYIVEGIKDQEVNKIMLYGVTTYSDLKEKLKIYEQLKSNMASSSSSRDTSRSNSKQTEKNEKTHGRFIRCYSCGEKNHSSVDCPHKEKGLKCFRCDDFGHISSQCRSAVSSATASTSSSHGKSDVKSATSGEVGSTGKKWPTATNGANVAAKRGFYGSTSDGHIPSSNDVIGESSAMAAKHCLLAVMAGEVNNMNRTITPKKKPVKQVHLFDKDVMALIDSGCEVLVQTLKNV is encoded by the exons ATGTCTCCAGGCAAACGTAACGGCAGACAACCAGACTATAACGACGTAAATGCTGAAACATCGCGAGATAACGGCATGGCGATGTTGCATCTCACTGAAGGGCTGGTCCCCAAGTTCACTGGTCAAGATAAGACGTATCCAGCGGCCAGATGGGTTCAAGACGTCGAGGACAGCACCGAGCTCTGTGGGTGGACTCCGTTGCAACAGCTGTTGATGGCGAGGCGGTCGTTAGCAGGCACGGCGTTACTGTGGTACCGGGCAGAGCGCATTTTTAAGACGTGGGACGAGTTTAAAGCCGCTATCCTCAAGGAGTTCCCTGATAACATCGACGCGAAGGCTATACACGAGCTGATGAGTTCCAGACATAAAAAACCAAGTGAATCGTGTTTAGAGTACTTATTTACCATGAAAGAGTTAGGTAAACGAGGGAAAATGGCAGACTACGTAGCTATTAAATACATAGTAGAAGGAATCAAGGATCAAGAGGTGAATAAGATAATGTTATACGGCGTTACGACATACAGTGACCTGAAAGAAAAGCTGAAGATTTATGAACAATTGAAATCAAACATGGCGAGTTCGAGTTCAAGCCGAGATACAAGTCGTTCGAATTCGAAGCAAACAGAGAAAAATGAGAAGACGCACGGGCGATTCATACGTTGCTACAGCTGTGGGGAAAAGAATCATTCATCAGTAGACTGTCCCCACAAGGAGAAGGGCTTAAAATGCTTCAGATGCGACGATTTTGGGCATATTTCATCTCAATGCAGATCTGCTGTGTCATCAGCCACTGCAAGTACTTCATCTTCACACGGGAAGAGTGACGTGAAATCGGCAACGAGCGGTGAAGTTGGCAGCACTGGGAAGAAATGGCCGACCGCGACGAATGGCGCTAATGTCGCAGCGAAACGTGGTTTTTACGGTTCGACGAGTGATGGTCACATCCCTAGTAGCAACGACGTGATTGGCGAATCGAGCGCAATGGCGGCGAAGCATTGTCTACTAGCTGTCATGGCCGGCGAGGTAAACAACATGAATCGGACGATTACACCGAAAAAGAAGCCGGTGAAACAAGTTCATTTGTTCGACAAAGATGTTATGGCGTTGATTGACTCTGGGTGCGAA GTTCTAGTCCAGACATTGAAAAACGTGTGA